From a region of the Megalops cyprinoides isolate fMegCyp1 chromosome 13, fMegCyp1.pri, whole genome shotgun sequence genome:
- the ccpg1 gene encoding cell cycle progression protein 1 isoform X4, which translates to MSDSSSDTESSCGWTLISNEGSDIETLGSENGAEGGSDPVESPPVLQEEVMQNEPETLCAGGDEERTEPSLEPTQQEESLEEKLAVPEVGEEVVVDEHATLCSSSDHSDIVTLEPSRVAELGPWEEQAILEEESLASEELYLGTSSSSQYTFSTPEKTLFPAEPPAGGSSSSEEEAGEQPSPAMRRRRVRKSAASPPEVEEVRPAGEGEEQQEPQEQQEPRGAPPQGHVNGTLNKCILLALVVAISMGFGHFYGTVQIQERQKMVEKMRVSELSDLRGAPQHCQSQQDVSVESKEVVQHLREDLEDKRGMVLSCTGIMDKITKENEQLRFIQAELQAQKDDLALRLKQTMEKRKEVESQQKRLVTENQQLKSSLEREEESLSTLQEELRNLRAQIRNLEERGAGADSILSENQRLKDHLEEEKQRIRSFLRQKETLMAEAQMLRRELDKERRVTDKLKEELEQLSLRRTAAAGEADPETVELQARLTELEKKLNFEQQRSDLWERLYVETKEERVKGDQQPRDKKPKDSVIGKVTETFDAMKNSTKEFVHHHKEQIKKAKEAVKENLRKFSDSVKSTFRHFKDSASRALDKSRRPQERRFQEWKEAKAERHERQQEQSREHRDKTAEGPAWQQKPHKPQHQHPRKSTADTFQADSNTRKPGAKVHKNQEAEGHRGVPKGCSGVFDCAYQESMSLFNKALDPIRVDEFNQLIHSYLQQEVNHFHHWRELESFINSFFHNGVFIHDQMLFTDFVSGVEDYLEDMDEYQLHDDDVFEDLDEYVYRHFFGDTYAKRYGPSRPFQGPVSKSKEGSQLGHQRKHQRAHHRPQREKKWSRPGRTTGRHIANVKIELGPLPFDPKY; encoded by the exons GACCCTGGGGTCGGAGAATGGAGCGGAAGGAGGTTCTGACCCTGTTGAGAGCCCCCCTGTGCTGCAGGAGGAAGTGATGCAGAACGAGCCAGAAACCCTCTGTG CTGGTGGTGATGAAGAGAGGACTGAGCCATCACTTGAACCCACTCAACAAGAAGAAAGCTTAGAAGAGAAGCTGGCTGTTcctgag GTCGGAGAAGAGGTGGTTGTAGACGAACACGCGACGCTGTGTTCCTCGAGTGACCACTCTGACATTGTGACCCTGGAGCCCTCGAGGGTGGCGGAGCTGGGGCCCTGGGAGGAGCAGGCCATTCTGGAGGAGGAGTCGCTGGCCAGCGAGGAGCTCTACCTGggcacctcctccagcagccagTACACCTTCAGCACTCCTGAGAAGACAC TTTTCCCAGCGGAGCCCCCTGCAGGAGGCTCCAGCAGCAgcgaggaggaggcgggggagCAGCCCAGCCCAGCCATGAGGAGGCGGAGGGTGAGGAAGAGCGCGGCCTCCCCGCCCGAAGTGGAGGAGGTACGGCCTGCcggagagggggaggagcagcaggagccGCAGGAGCAACAGGAGCCGCGGGGAGCCCCTCCCCAGGGCCACGTCAACGGCACTCTCAACAAGTGCATCCTGCTGGCCCTGGTCGTCGCCATCAGCATGGGCTTTGGGCATTTCTACG GTACGGTGCAGATTCAGGAGAGGCAGAAGATGGTGGAGAAAATGCGCGTGAGCGAGCTGAGTGATCTGAGAGGGGCCCCGCAGCACTGTCAGAGCCAGCAGGACGTCAGCGTTGAGAGCAAG GAAGTGGTTCAGCATCTGAGAGAGGACCTAGAGGACAAGCGTGGTATGGTGCTCTCCTGCACTGGGATTATGGATAAGATAACTAAAGAGAACGAGCAGCTCAGATTCATACAGGCTGAGCTACAG GCACAGAAAGATGACCTTGCCTTACGCTTGAAGCAGACCatggagaagaggaaggaggtggAGTCTCAGCAGAAGCGCCTGGTCACGGAGAACCAGCAGCTGAAGAGCTCGCTGGAGCGCGAGGAGGAGTCCCTGTCCaccctgcaggaggagctgcgcAACCTCCGTGCGCAGATCCGGAACCTGGAGGAGAGGGGCGCCGGGGCCGACTCCATCCTGTCGGAGAACCAGCGGCTGAAGGAccacctggaggaggagaagcagcgTATCCGCAGCTTCCTGCGGCAGAAGGAGACGCTGATGGCCGAGGCACAGATGCTGCGGCGGGAGCTGGACAAGGAGCGACGCGTGACGGACAagctgaaggaggagctggagcagctgagcCTCCGCAGGACCGCCGCCGCCGGGGAGGCCGACCCGGAGACCGTGGAGCTGCAGGCGCGGCTGACGGAGCTGGAGAAGAAGCTCAACTTCGAGCAGCAGCGCTCGGACCTCTGGGAGAGGCTCTACGTGGAGACCAAGGAGGAGAGGGTGAAGGGAGACCAGCAGCCCAGGGACAAGAAGCCCAAGGACAGCGTGATCGGCAAGGTGACGGAGACCTTCGACGCCATGAAGAACTCCACCAAGGAGTTCGTGCACCACCACAAGGAGCAGATCAAGAAGGCCAAGGAGGCCGTGAAGGAGAACCTCAGGAAGTTCTCCGACTCCGTCAAATCCACCTTCCGCCACTTTAAGGACTCCGCCTCGCGCGCGCTGGACAAGTCCCGCCGGCCTCAGGAGAGGAGGTTCCAGGAGTGGAAGGAGGCCAAGGCTGAACGTCACGAGCGCCAGCAGGAGCAGTcgagagaacacagagacaagacCGCAGAAGGTCCGGCCTGGCAGCAGAAGCCCCACAAGCCACAGCATCAGCACCCAAGGAAGTCCACTGCCGACACCTTTCAGGCTGACAGCAACACACGGAAACCAGGGGCCAAAGTCCACAAGAATCAGGAAGcggagggacacagaggggtgCCCAAAGGATGCTCCGGGGTGTTTGATTGTGCCTACCAGGAGTCCATGAGCCTCTTCAACAAGGCTCTGGACCCCATCCGGGTGGACGAGTTCAACCAGCTGATCCACAGCTACCTCCAGCAGGAGGTGAACCATTTCCACCACTGGAGAGAGCTAGAGAGCTTTATCAACAGCTTCTTCCACAATGGCGTCTTCATCCACGATCAGATGCTGTTCACAGACTTTGTCAGTGGTGTGGAAGACTACCTGGAGGACATGGATGAGTACCAGCTTCACGATGACGATGTGTTCGAGGATCTTGACGAGTATGTCTACAGGCACTTCTTTGGAGATACCTATGCAAAACGCTATGGGCCAAG TAGACCCTTTCAAGGGCCTGTTTCAAAAAGTAAAGAGGGCAGCCAGCTGGGGCACCAGCGAAAGCACCAGCGAGCTCATCATCGCCCCCAGAGAGAGAAGAAGTGGAGCAGGCCAGGACGTACAACTGGGAGACACATTGCAAACGTCAAAATAGAGCTGGGTCCTTTGCCTTTTGATCCGAAATATTAA
- the ccpg1 gene encoding cell cycle progression protein 1 isoform X3, with amino-acid sequence MSDSSSDTESSCGWTLISNEGSDIETLGSENGAEGGSDPVESPPVLQEEVMQNEPETLCAGGDEERTEPSLEPTQQEESLEEKLAVPEVGEEVVVDEHATLCSSSDHSDIVTLEPSRVAELGPWEEQAILEEESLASEELYLGTSSSSQYTFSTPEKTLFPAEPPAGGSSSSEEEAGEQPSPAMRRRRVRKSAASPPEVEEVRPAGEGEEQQEPQEQQEPRGAPPQGHVNGTLNKCILLALVVAISMGFGHFYGKFEGTVQIQERQKMVEKMRVSELSDLRGAPQHCQSQQDVSVESKEVVQHLREDLEDKRGMVLSCTGIMDKITKENEQLRFIQAELQAQKDDLALRLKQTMEKRKEVESQQKRLVTENQQLKSSLEREEESLSTLQEELRNLRAQIRNLEERGAGADSILSENQRLKDHLEEEKQRIRSFLRQKETLMAEAQMLRRELDKERRVTDKLKEELEQLSLRRTAAAGEADPETVELQARLTELEKKLNFEQQRSDLWERLYVETKEERVKGDQQPRDKKPKDSVIGKVTETFDAMKNSTKEFVHHHKEQIKKAKEAVKENLRKFSDSVKSTFRHFKDSASRALDKSRRPQERRFQEWKEAKAERHERQQEQSREHRDKTAEGPAWQQKPHKPQHQHPRKSTADTFQADSNTRKPGAKVHKNQEAEGHRGVPKGCSGVFDCAYQESMSLFNKALDPIRVDEFNQLIHSYLQQEVNHFHHWRELESFINSFFHNGVFIHDQMLFTDFVSGVEDYLEDMDEYQLHDDDVFEDLDEYVYRHFFGDTYAKRYGPSRPFQGPVSKSKEGSQLGHQRKHQRAHHRPQREKKWSRPGRTTGRHIANVKIELGPLPFDPKY; translated from the exons GACCCTGGGGTCGGAGAATGGAGCGGAAGGAGGTTCTGACCCTGTTGAGAGCCCCCCTGTGCTGCAGGAGGAAGTGATGCAGAACGAGCCAGAAACCCTCTGTG CTGGTGGTGATGAAGAGAGGACTGAGCCATCACTTGAACCCACTCAACAAGAAGAAAGCTTAGAAGAGAAGCTGGCTGTTcctgag GTCGGAGAAGAGGTGGTTGTAGACGAACACGCGACGCTGTGTTCCTCGAGTGACCACTCTGACATTGTGACCCTGGAGCCCTCGAGGGTGGCGGAGCTGGGGCCCTGGGAGGAGCAGGCCATTCTGGAGGAGGAGTCGCTGGCCAGCGAGGAGCTCTACCTGggcacctcctccagcagccagTACACCTTCAGCACTCCTGAGAAGACAC TTTTCCCAGCGGAGCCCCCTGCAGGAGGCTCCAGCAGCAgcgaggaggaggcgggggagCAGCCCAGCCCAGCCATGAGGAGGCGGAGGGTGAGGAAGAGCGCGGCCTCCCCGCCCGAAGTGGAGGAGGTACGGCCTGCcggagagggggaggagcagcaggagccGCAGGAGCAACAGGAGCCGCGGGGAGCCCCTCCCCAGGGCCACGTCAACGGCACTCTCAACAAGTGCATCCTGCTGGCCCTGGTCGTCGCCATCAGCATGGGCTTTGGGCATTTCTACG GTAAATTTGAAG GTACGGTGCAGATTCAGGAGAGGCAGAAGATGGTGGAGAAAATGCGCGTGAGCGAGCTGAGTGATCTGAGAGGGGCCCCGCAGCACTGTCAGAGCCAGCAGGACGTCAGCGTTGAGAGCAAG GAAGTGGTTCAGCATCTGAGAGAGGACCTAGAGGACAAGCGTGGTATGGTGCTCTCCTGCACTGGGATTATGGATAAGATAACTAAAGAGAACGAGCAGCTCAGATTCATACAGGCTGAGCTACAG GCACAGAAAGATGACCTTGCCTTACGCTTGAAGCAGACCatggagaagaggaaggaggtggAGTCTCAGCAGAAGCGCCTGGTCACGGAGAACCAGCAGCTGAAGAGCTCGCTGGAGCGCGAGGAGGAGTCCCTGTCCaccctgcaggaggagctgcgcAACCTCCGTGCGCAGATCCGGAACCTGGAGGAGAGGGGCGCCGGGGCCGACTCCATCCTGTCGGAGAACCAGCGGCTGAAGGAccacctggaggaggagaagcagcgTATCCGCAGCTTCCTGCGGCAGAAGGAGACGCTGATGGCCGAGGCACAGATGCTGCGGCGGGAGCTGGACAAGGAGCGACGCGTGACGGACAagctgaaggaggagctggagcagctgagcCTCCGCAGGACCGCCGCCGCCGGGGAGGCCGACCCGGAGACCGTGGAGCTGCAGGCGCGGCTGACGGAGCTGGAGAAGAAGCTCAACTTCGAGCAGCAGCGCTCGGACCTCTGGGAGAGGCTCTACGTGGAGACCAAGGAGGAGAGGGTGAAGGGAGACCAGCAGCCCAGGGACAAGAAGCCCAAGGACAGCGTGATCGGCAAGGTGACGGAGACCTTCGACGCCATGAAGAACTCCACCAAGGAGTTCGTGCACCACCACAAGGAGCAGATCAAGAAGGCCAAGGAGGCCGTGAAGGAGAACCTCAGGAAGTTCTCCGACTCCGTCAAATCCACCTTCCGCCACTTTAAGGACTCCGCCTCGCGCGCGCTGGACAAGTCCCGCCGGCCTCAGGAGAGGAGGTTCCAGGAGTGGAAGGAGGCCAAGGCTGAACGTCACGAGCGCCAGCAGGAGCAGTcgagagaacacagagacaagacCGCAGAAGGTCCGGCCTGGCAGCAGAAGCCCCACAAGCCACAGCATCAGCACCCAAGGAAGTCCACTGCCGACACCTTTCAGGCTGACAGCAACACACGGAAACCAGGGGCCAAAGTCCACAAGAATCAGGAAGcggagggacacagaggggtgCCCAAAGGATGCTCCGGGGTGTTTGATTGTGCCTACCAGGAGTCCATGAGCCTCTTCAACAAGGCTCTGGACCCCATCCGGGTGGACGAGTTCAACCAGCTGATCCACAGCTACCTCCAGCAGGAGGTGAACCATTTCCACCACTGGAGAGAGCTAGAGAGCTTTATCAACAGCTTCTTCCACAATGGCGTCTTCATCCACGATCAGATGCTGTTCACAGACTTTGTCAGTGGTGTGGAAGACTACCTGGAGGACATGGATGAGTACCAGCTTCACGATGACGATGTGTTCGAGGATCTTGACGAGTATGTCTACAGGCACTTCTTTGGAGATACCTATGCAAAACGCTATGGGCCAAG TAGACCCTTTCAAGGGCCTGTTTCAAAAAGTAAAGAGGGCAGCCAGCTGGGGCACCAGCGAAAGCACCAGCGAGCTCATCATCGCCCCCAGAGAGAGAAGAAGTGGAGCAGGCCAGGACGTACAACTGGGAGACACATTGCAAACGTCAAAATAGAGCTGGGTCCTTTGCCTTTTGATCCGAAATATTAA
- the ccpg1 gene encoding cell cycle progression protein 1 isoform X7, with the protein MSDSSSDTESSCGWTLISNEGSDIETLGSENGAEGGSDPVESPPVLQEEVMQNEPETLCAGGDEERTEPSLEPTQQEESLEEKLAVPEVGEEVVVDEHATLCSSSDHSDIVTLEPSRVAELGPWEEQAILEEESLASEELYLGTSSSSQYTFSTPEKTRLMMSHWKLPEGIRDLGNRLKGHLTGSRPFPVFPAEPPAGGSSSSEEEAGEQPSPAMRRRRVRKSAASPPEVEEVRPAGEGEEQQEPQEQQEPRGAPPQGHVNGTLNKCILLALVVAISMGFGHFYGKFEGTVQIQERQKMVEKMRVSELSDLRGAPQHCQSQQDVSVESKEVVQHLREDLEDKRGMVLSCTGIMDKITKENEQLRFIQAELQAQKDDLALRLKQTMEKRKEVESQQKRLVTENQQLKSSLEREEESLSTLQEELRNLRAQIRNLEERGAGADSILSENQRLKDHLEEEKQRIRSFLRQKETLMAEAQMLRRELDKERRVTDKLKEELEQLSLRRTAAAGEADPETVELQARLTELEKKLNFEQQRSDLWERLYVETKEERVKGDQQPRDKKPKDSVIGKVTETFDAMKNSTKEFVHHHKEQIKKAKEAVKENLRKFSDSVKSTFRHFKDSASRALDKSRRPQERRFQEWKEAKAERHERQQEQSREHRDKTAEGPAWQQKPHKPQHQHPRKSTADTFQADSNTRKPGAKVHKNQEAEGHRGVPKGCSGVFDCAYQESMSLFNKALDPIRVDEFNQLIHSYLQQEVNHFHHWRELESFINSFFHNGVFIHDQMLFTDFVSGVEDYLEDMDEYQLHDDDVFEDLDEYVYRHFFGDTYAKRYGPRSESQ; encoded by the exons GACCCTGGGGTCGGAGAATGGAGCGGAAGGAGGTTCTGACCCTGTTGAGAGCCCCCCTGTGCTGCAGGAGGAAGTGATGCAGAACGAGCCAGAAACCCTCTGTG CTGGTGGTGATGAAGAGAGGACTGAGCCATCACTTGAACCCACTCAACAAGAAGAAAGCTTAGAAGAGAAGCTGGCTGTTcctgag GTCGGAGAAGAGGTGGTTGTAGACGAACACGCGACGCTGTGTTCCTCGAGTGACCACTCTGACATTGTGACCCTGGAGCCCTCGAGGGTGGCGGAGCTGGGGCCCTGGGAGGAGCAGGCCATTCTGGAGGAGGAGTCGCTGGCCAGCGAGGAGCTCTACCTGggcacctcctccagcagccagTACACCTTCAGCACTCCTGAGAAGACAC GTCTGATGATGAGCCATTGGAAGCTTCCGGAAGGTATCAGGGACTTGGGCAATCGTCTGAAAGGGCATCTGACCGGCAGCCGCCCATTCCCAG TTTTCCCAGCGGAGCCCCCTGCAGGAGGCTCCAGCAGCAgcgaggaggaggcgggggagCAGCCCAGCCCAGCCATGAGGAGGCGGAGGGTGAGGAAGAGCGCGGCCTCCCCGCCCGAAGTGGAGGAGGTACGGCCTGCcggagagggggaggagcagcaggagccGCAGGAGCAACAGGAGCCGCGGGGAGCCCCTCCCCAGGGCCACGTCAACGGCACTCTCAACAAGTGCATCCTGCTGGCCCTGGTCGTCGCCATCAGCATGGGCTTTGGGCATTTCTACG GTAAATTTGAAG GTACGGTGCAGATTCAGGAGAGGCAGAAGATGGTGGAGAAAATGCGCGTGAGCGAGCTGAGTGATCTGAGAGGGGCCCCGCAGCACTGTCAGAGCCAGCAGGACGTCAGCGTTGAGAGCAAG GAAGTGGTTCAGCATCTGAGAGAGGACCTAGAGGACAAGCGTGGTATGGTGCTCTCCTGCACTGGGATTATGGATAAGATAACTAAAGAGAACGAGCAGCTCAGATTCATACAGGCTGAGCTACAG GCACAGAAAGATGACCTTGCCTTACGCTTGAAGCAGACCatggagaagaggaaggaggtggAGTCTCAGCAGAAGCGCCTGGTCACGGAGAACCAGCAGCTGAAGAGCTCGCTGGAGCGCGAGGAGGAGTCCCTGTCCaccctgcaggaggagctgcgcAACCTCCGTGCGCAGATCCGGAACCTGGAGGAGAGGGGCGCCGGGGCCGACTCCATCCTGTCGGAGAACCAGCGGCTGAAGGAccacctggaggaggagaagcagcgTATCCGCAGCTTCCTGCGGCAGAAGGAGACGCTGATGGCCGAGGCACAGATGCTGCGGCGGGAGCTGGACAAGGAGCGACGCGTGACGGACAagctgaaggaggagctggagcagctgagcCTCCGCAGGACCGCCGCCGCCGGGGAGGCCGACCCGGAGACCGTGGAGCTGCAGGCGCGGCTGACGGAGCTGGAGAAGAAGCTCAACTTCGAGCAGCAGCGCTCGGACCTCTGGGAGAGGCTCTACGTGGAGACCAAGGAGGAGAGGGTGAAGGGAGACCAGCAGCCCAGGGACAAGAAGCCCAAGGACAGCGTGATCGGCAAGGTGACGGAGACCTTCGACGCCATGAAGAACTCCACCAAGGAGTTCGTGCACCACCACAAGGAGCAGATCAAGAAGGCCAAGGAGGCCGTGAAGGAGAACCTCAGGAAGTTCTCCGACTCCGTCAAATCCACCTTCCGCCACTTTAAGGACTCCGCCTCGCGCGCGCTGGACAAGTCCCGCCGGCCTCAGGAGAGGAGGTTCCAGGAGTGGAAGGAGGCCAAGGCTGAACGTCACGAGCGCCAGCAGGAGCAGTcgagagaacacagagacaagacCGCAGAAGGTCCGGCCTGGCAGCAGAAGCCCCACAAGCCACAGCATCAGCACCCAAGGAAGTCCACTGCCGACACCTTTCAGGCTGACAGCAACACACGGAAACCAGGGGCCAAAGTCCACAAGAATCAGGAAGcggagggacacagaggggtgCCCAAAGGATGCTCCGGGGTGTTTGATTGTGCCTACCAGGAGTCCATGAGCCTCTTCAACAAGGCTCTGGACCCCATCCGGGTGGACGAGTTCAACCAGCTGATCCACAGCTACCTCCAGCAGGAGGTGAACCATTTCCACCACTGGAGAGAGCTAGAGAGCTTTATCAACAGCTTCTTCCACAATGGCGTCTTCATCCACGATCAGATGCTGTTCACAGACTTTGTCAGTGGTGTGGAAGACTACCTGGAGGACATGGATGAGTACCAGCTTCACGATGACGATGTGTTCGAGGATCTTGACGAGTATGTCTACAGGCACTTCTTTGGAGATACCTATGCAAAACGCTATGGGCCAAG GTCGGAAAGTCAGTAA